A single Paenibacillus sp. FSL R5-0517 DNA region contains:
- a CDS encoding tetratricopeptide repeat protein has protein sequence MTSNESQRFRYSEAPVWDWQRAYYEQKGLQAWTENQVPQYITSNPMIATAYAEMIFGFLQDLANKGQITETVTILELGAGVGRLAHQILLKLLELKQFAGIQLPPFRYVMTDLVAENVLGWQEHPSMQSFIQQGIVDFARFDAVKDTELNLVVAGTVIRPGDLKQPLLLIANYFFDSIPQELIYIGSGEIYECDLLVQSPDRRHDLDPAEMLKNMTLSYEYRRAPEYSADNYPYKSLITLYKEELEDSHILFPAIGLSCLERLNKLSQSGYVLITADKGDHRLDNWKFAEPPEFVLHGSFSLTANYHAIQYVLEQQGAHTRFTTHHYKDLNVGCMLMVDEPISFVNTRLAYHRFVERFGPDDFFSMKQWVDSQIETMELKHILPFWRLGGYDAEFLIHSATHISSLLPDASDEEMLDIQSGIHTMWSSYYVMEQQGGLAFLAGQLLYEMYMYEDAKRFLEISLVADPSNHNPAVLYDLAVCCYELELEEETLSYTHQVLALEPQHEEAAALLQSFELI, from the coding sequence ATGACGTCAAATGAAAGTCAACGTTTTCGTTACAGTGAAGCTCCGGTCTGGGATTGGCAGAGAGCCTATTATGAACAGAAGGGCTTGCAAGCTTGGACAGAGAATCAAGTCCCACAATATATTACCAGTAATCCGATGATTGCCACAGCGTATGCAGAGATGATTTTTGGATTTCTTCAGGATCTCGCGAACAAGGGACAGATTACCGAGACCGTCACCATTCTGGAACTTGGGGCAGGAGTCGGGCGTTTGGCGCATCAAATTCTCTTGAAGCTGCTGGAACTCAAACAATTTGCGGGAATACAGTTACCACCTTTCAGATATGTAATGACCGATCTTGTAGCGGAGAATGTGCTCGGTTGGCAAGAGCATCCATCCATGCAATCCTTTATTCAACAAGGCATAGTGGATTTTGCACGTTTTGACGCTGTAAAGGATACAGAATTAAATCTGGTCGTCGCAGGCACGGTTATACGGCCCGGTGATCTGAAACAACCGTTGTTGCTGATTGCCAATTACTTTTTTGACAGCATTCCGCAGGAACTAATCTATATTGGGTCTGGCGAGATATATGAGTGTGATCTGCTCGTTCAGTCTCCTGATCGTCGTCATGATCTGGATCCCGCTGAGATGTTGAAGAACATGACGCTCAGTTATGAGTATCGCCGGGCGCCTGAATACAGTGCAGATAACTATCCATACAAGAGCCTTATCACATTGTACAAAGAGGAGCTGGAGGACTCGCACATCCTTTTTCCCGCAATTGGCTTGTCCTGTCTTGAACGGTTAAACAAGCTGTCGCAGTCAGGTTATGTGTTGATTACTGCTGATAAAGGGGATCATCGTCTGGATAACTGGAAGTTCGCAGAGCCACCTGAATTCGTTCTTCATGGAAGTTTTTCTTTGACAGCCAACTACCATGCGATTCAATATGTTTTGGAACAACAGGGAGCACATACTCGATTCACAACACATCATTATAAAGATCTGAATGTCGGGTGCATGTTGATGGTGGATGAACCAATCAGTTTCGTGAACACACGTCTGGCCTATCATCGATTTGTGGAACGTTTCGGACCGGATGACTTTTTTAGCATGAAACAATGGGTAGACTCTCAAATAGAGACTATGGAGTTGAAGCATATATTGCCGTTCTGGCGTCTGGGTGGATATGACGCTGAGTTCTTAATCCATAGTGCGACGCACATCTCCAGTCTTCTTCCTGATGCAAGTGATGAGGAAATGCTCGATATTCAGTCTGGTATTCATACGATGTGGTCGTCCTATTATGTGATGGAACAGCAAGGGGGGCTTGCATTTCTGGCAGGGCAGCTATTATATGAAATGTATATGTATGAGGATGCGAAACGGTTTCTGGAGATATCATTGGTTGCAGATCCAAGTAACCATAATCCAGCCGTCTTGTACGACTTGGCCGTGTGCTGTTATGAACTTGAACTGGAAGAAGAAACACTTTCCTATACCCATCAAGTGCTCGCTCTGGAACCGCAACATGAAGAGGCGGCAGCGTTGCTCCAGAGTTTTGAGTTAATCTGA